In Candidatus Delongbacteria bacterium, the genomic stretch ATGAAAGAATTGACATGCTCGTAAGTAATGGTATGTTAGGTTTTTTAATGGTTGTTTTAGCACTAGGTTTATTTTTAAATTTAAGGCTATCATTCTGGGTTGCAGCTGGTATTCCTATCTCTTTTTTAGGTATGTTTGTTGTTATGTTATTTATGGATATTACTATAAACATGATGACGCTTTTTGCCATGATTCTTATTGTTGGTATTTTGGTTGATGATGGAATTGTGATAGCTGAAAATATCTACTCTCATTTTGAACAGGGTAAGAATTCATTTAGAGCAGCAATTGATGGAACTTTTGAAGTAATGCCTGCAGTTTTCGCATCAGTTCTAACTACAGTAATTGCTTTTTTCCCATTGATATTTGTTGAGGGTAGTGCCTTCATGGATGAATTGGCTATTGTCGTAATTGCGGCTCTCTTGTTTTCTCTTTTAGAGGCTTTCTTTATATTGCCAGCACATTTAGCCAGTAGGAAAGTTTTAAAACCCTCAGAAAAGATTCGCTTTGCAGATAAGTTTTTAGCTTTCTTTCGTGATAATTATTATATAAGACTTTTATCTGTTCTAATTAAATACAGATGGATTAGTGCGACTATACCAGCTGTTTTTCTAATGATTCTAATTGGTTTAATGGGTGGCGGTTTTATCAAATCAACTTTTTTCCCTTCAGTTCCATTTGATGATCTGGCTATTGATATTGCTTTCAAACCAGGTGAAAGAGAGATGCAAACTGAATCATATTTGAGAAAATTTGAAAAAATTGTTTGGGAAGTAAATGATGAGTTTAAAGAAAAAATTGGTTCAGACGTAATTTCGCAAACTTCAATTTCCATTGGATCAACTAGAAATACTGGAAAAAGTGGTGCTCATTGTGGCCATGTTTTCATATCTCTTGATGTGGAAGATAAACCAATATCCTCATTTGATGTACAAAAAAGATTAAGAGAGGTTGTAGGTGATGTTCCAGAGATAGACGAACTTGCAATTGGAGGTCAGGGGAGATGGGGGAAACCTGTTTCTATTGGACTTCAGGGTAAGGATTTCAAAGAACTAAAAAGTGTCAGTGAAATTATAAAAGATGAGCTAAGAAGTTACAATGATTTGAAAGATGTGTCGGATAATTTGAATATTGGAAAAAGAGAACTTCTACTTACTTTGAAACCAGAAGCATACAATCTTGGTCTTGATCACAATAATATTACTCGTCAGATCAGACAAGGTTTTTATGGTCAGGAGATTCAAAGCTTCCAAAAAGGAAATGATGAAGTTAAAGTTTGGATAAGATACCCTGAACATGACAGATCAAGTTTATCACTATTAGAAAATGTTAAAATTAAAACAAATGATGGAAAGCAATATCCACTTAGCGTTGTTGCCGATTACAAAATTGAAAGATCTGTTGTAAGTATTAAACATCTTGATACAAATAGAGAAATAAGGGTTGAAGCTGACCTCAAAGATGCATATACTCCTGTCCCTCCACTTTTAGAAAAAATTGCTAAAGAGATCGAACCTGAAATAAAAAAACAGTATCCGGGGGTGAAGTTTAACTATGGAGGACAGAGAAAAAATGCTCAAATGACTCAGAATTCACTTATGAAGTTAGTACCTCTATCTTTGCTGATTATATTTATCATCATAGTATTAAGTTTTAGGTCATTCTACCAGGGAATAATTGTTGTTGCCATGATTCCTTTAGGGATTGGTTCTGCT encodes the following:
- a CDS encoding efflux RND transporter permease subunit, which gives rise to MKRIVEFFVKYPVWANTLIGMTLLFGLVSLTDLKRSFFPERDPSRIYINMIYPGASPEEVEDGVTVKIEEAVKNLKDIDEISSTSSENLSNVVITITAAGDIDEILTEVKNAVDRISTFPSDAERPTVFKQQSTQMAAFLNLSGNMSLEKLKITAEEIKDDLLDSRVLSNVNVMGIPSKEIAITASEVNLLKYSIKFDDIESAVRLNNRDISAGSVKSSDEEILIRSRARSTNAEDIGKIILKSYDDGRVLRINDVANVSEQFVDSYEKGLYQGNRSVTFMVNKDQTEDLDKIAKFLKSYTDEFNITHEDAKMKILFSFNDMLDERIDMLVSNGMLGFLMVVLALGLFLNLRLSFWVAAGIPISFLGMFVVMLFMDITINMMTLFAMILIVGILVDDGIVIAENIYSHFEQGKNSFRAAIDGTFEVMPAVFASVLTTVIAFFPLIFVEGSAFMDELAIVVIAALLFSLLEAFFILPAHLASRKVLKPSEKIRFADKFLAFFRDNYYIRLLSVLIKYRWISATIPAVFLMILIGLMGGGFIKSTFFPSVPFDDLAIDIAFKPGEREMQTESYLRKFEKIVWEVNDEFKEKIGSDVISQTSISIGSTRNTGKSGAHCGHVFISLDVEDKPISSFDVQKRLREVVGDVPEIDELAIGGQGRWGKPVSIGLQGKDFKELKSVSEIIKDELRSYNDLKDVSDNLNIGKRELLLTLKPEAYNLGLDHNNITRQIRQGFYGQEIQSFQKGNDEVKVWIRYPEHDRSSLSLLENVKIKTNDGKQYPLSVVADYKIERSVVSIKHLDTNREIRVEADLKDAYTPVPPLLEKIAKEIEPEIKKQYPGVKFNYGGQRKNAQMTQNSLMKLVPLSLLIIFIIIVLSFRSFYQGIIVVAMIPLGIGSAILGHWIEFLPVSILSAMGMLALCGVMINDSIVFMDEFNRSLTKRNMSTIESVINAGKNRFRPILLTSLTTMAGLFPLIRETSFQAQFIIPMAVSMAYGVMFGTVFNLLFLPVLILVFNDIKRTFIWIFTGKMKSKEEVEHAVIEARVLEDRMNRINDIFEH